One window from the genome of Daphnia pulex isolate KAP4 chromosome 9, ASM2113471v1 encodes:
- the LOC124201846 gene encoding cuticle protein 19-like isoform X4 has translation MKFFILAALFAVAAADSYRSAEYAPKYEAPAYKSTYEAKYETPQPYDFSWAVNDYYNDYSHSERSDGKVTTGSYRVVLPDGRTQIVTYKADSYGYVADVKYTGEAKYPEYVANNYKATTYSAPAYTAPTYSAPAPAPAYTTTPVYKAPVVQPQY, from the exons ATGAAA TTCTTCATCCTCGCCGCCCTTTTCGCTGTCGCTGCCGCCGATTCTTACAGGTCAGCCGAATACGCTCCCAAGTACGAAGCTCCGGCATACAAATCTACATATGAAGCCAAATACGAG acTCCCCAACCTTACGACTTCAGCTGGGCCGTCAATGATTACTACAACGACTATTCCCATTCCGAGAGAAGCGATGGCAAAGTGACCACCGGATCATACCGTGTCGTCCTTCCCGACGGCCGCACCCAAATTGTCACCTACAAGGCCGACAGCTACGGATATGTCGCCGACGTCAAGTACACCGGTGAAGCCAAGTATCCCGAATACGTCGCAAACAACTACAAAGCTACCACCTACTCCGCTCCTGCTTACACCGCTCCCAC ATACTCTGCCCCTGCCCCGGCCCCGGCTTACACCACCACTCCGGTCTACAAAGCCCCCGTAGTCCAGCCGCAGTACTAA
- the LOC124201846 gene encoding adhesive plaque matrix protein-like isoform X1, which translates to MKFFILAALFAVAAADSYRSAEYAPKYEAPAYKSTYEAKYETPQPYDFSWAVNDYYNDYSHSERSDGKVTTGSYRVVLPDGRTQIVTYKADSYGYVADVKYTGEAKYPEYVANNYKATTYSAPAYTAPTYTAPAKKSPTYTVTAPTYSAPAPAPAYTTTPVYKAPVVQPQY; encoded by the exons ATGAAA TTCTTCATCCTCGCCGCCCTTTTCGCTGTCGCTGCCGCCGATTCTTACAGGTCAGCCGAATACGCTCCCAAGTACGAAGCTCCGGCATACAAATCTACATATGAAGCCAAATACGAG acTCCCCAACCTTACGACTTCAGCTGGGCCGTCAATGATTACTACAACGACTATTCCCATTCCGAGAGAAGCGATGGCAAAGTGACCACCGGATCATACCGTGTCGTCCTTCCCGACGGCCGCACCCAAATTGTCACCTACAAGGCCGACAGCTACGGATATGTCGCCGACGTCAAGTACACCGGTGAAGCCAAGTATCCCGAATACGTCGCAAACAACTACAAAGCTACCACCTACTCCGCTCCTGCTTACACCGCTCCCACATACACTGCCCCGGCCAAAAAGAGTCCCACCTACACCGTCACCGCTCCCACATACTCTGCCCCTGCCCCGGCCCCGGCTTACACCACCACTCCGGTCTACAAAGCCCCCGTAGTCCAGCCGCAGTACTAA
- the LOC124201846 gene encoding adhesive plaque matrix protein-like isoform X2, which yields MKFFILAALFAVAAADSYRSAEYAPKYEAPAYKSTYEAKYETPQPYDFSWAVNDYYNDYSHSERSDGKVTTGSYRVVLPDGRTQIVTYKADSYGYVADVKYTGEAKYPEYVANNYKATTYSAPAYTAPTYTAPAKKSPTYTVTAPTYSAPAPAPAYTTTPVYKAPVVQPQY from the exons TTCTTCATCCTCGCCGCCCTTTTCGCTGTCGCTGCCGCCGATTCTTACAGGTCAGCCGAATACGCTCCCAAGTACGAAGCTCCGGCATACAAATCTACATATGAAGCCAAATACGAG acTCCCCAACCTTACGACTTCAGCTGGGCCGTCAATGATTACTACAACGACTATTCCCATTCCGAGAGAAGCGATGGCAAAGTGACCACCGGATCATACCGTGTCGTCCTTCCCGACGGCCGCACCCAAATTGTCACCTACAAGGCCGACAGCTACGGATATGTCGCCGACGTCAAGTACACCGGTGAAGCCAAGTATCCCGAATACGTCGCAAACAACTACAAAGCTACCACCTACTCCGCTCCTGCTTACACCGCTCCCACATACACTGCCCCGGCCAAAAAGAGTCCCACCTACACCGTCACCGCTCCCACATACTCTGCCCCTGCCCCGGCCCCGGCTTACACCACCACTCCGGTCTACAAAGCCCCCGTAGTCCAGCCGCAGTACTAA